The Mesorhizobium opportunistum WSM2075 DNA window CAGCGCGTTGGCGAGCGATGCCATCAGGGCGAGCCCTGCCACCAGCACGATCAGGCTCTGCGGCAGGACGGCGAAGATCGCCACCAGCGAGGCGCCGAAAATCGCGAAGATGAGATAGGCGAGCGCATAGAACGGCCCGGTCTTCCAGCGCTCGGCCGGATCAGGATGGACGTCCGGCCCGGTGCAGATCGCCGCCGAGATCGCCGCCAGATTGGTGGTCGAGCCGCCAAACGGCGCCGACAGCAGCGAGAAGAGACCGGTGACGCCAATCAGCGGGCCGGGCTCCGGGTGGTAGCCGGCGGCGCGCAGCACGGCGAGGCCCGACAGGTTCTGCGAGGCCATGGTGACGAGATAGAGCGGCAGCGCCAGGCCGATCATCGCCTTGGCGGTGAAATCGGGCGCGATCAGCGTCAGCGTCGACAGTTCCGGTGTCGGCAGGCCGCCGACACGGCCGGTCAAGAAGGCGGCCAGACCGCCACCGATCAGCACCGCCAGCACCGACAGCGCCGGGTTGAACAGGCGGATGATGAAGAAGGCCGCGATCAACGGCAGGATCAGCCAGGGGTCGACGGGAACGGTCTTGACCGCGTTGAGCGCGAAGGTGACGACGATGCCGGCCAGCATGCCGGAGGCGACCGAGGGCGGTATCCTGGAGATCAGCTGCGTCAACGGCTTGAACAGGCCGGTGGCGATCAACAGGATGGCAGTGACGATGAAGGCGGCGACGGCCTCGCCGATCGAAAAACCGCTCGACGCCGCCATCAGCGCCAGGCCCGGCGTCGACCAGGCGGTGATGACGGGCATTTTCGTGCGCCAAGACAGCCACAGGCTCTCGATGGCCATGGCAAGGCAAATGGTCGTCACCCAGCTCGCCGTCTGGATTTGCGTCGCGCCGACCGCATGGGCGGCGGCAATGACGATGGCCAGTGTGCCGCCAAAGCCGACAATGGCCGCGACAAAGGCTGAGATCGGGATGGAAAGGCGCATGCTCATCAGCCCCGCTTGGCCATGTCACCGACCGACCGCACCAGCATGTCGAGATCCTGCGGCCGCGACAGGCGGTGGTCGCCGTCAGGAATGAGCGACAATGTGACATCGTCGGCCGGCAGCAGGCTGACCAGCTTCAGCGCGTGGCTCGACGGCACATCCGCATCGGCCAGGCCCTGCAGGATGTGAACCGGGCAATGGGTGTCGATCGGGCCCGTCATCACCCGGTTGTCGCGCCCGTCCTCGATCAAGGCGCGCGTGTAGATGTAGGGTTCCTGGGAATAATCCGACGGCTTGGCGAAGAACCCCTTTTTTGCGAGGTCGCGTTTCTGCGCCTTGGTCAGCACCGGTTCGACCAGTTCGGCGGTAAAATCCGGCGCCGGCGCCAGCAGCACCAGGCCGACGACGCTTGCGTCGCCCGCCTTGCGCAATTCCTGCACCATGCGCAGCGCGATCCAGGCGCCCATCGAGGAGCCGACCAGGATCTGATTGCCCCTTGTGAAATGGCGGAACACGGCAAGGCTCTGCGACAGCCATGTCGAAATCGTGCCGTCGGCAAAGGCGCCGCCGGATTCGCCATGGCCCGAATAGTCATGGCGCAGGAAAGCCCGGCTTTCGCTCGCGGCCCAGTCCGACAGCGTCTCAGCCTTCGTGCCCAGCATGTCCGACTTGTAGCCGCCGAGCCAGACAATACCCGGCGTGGAACCCGTCGAATGGCGCACCGCGATGCGCGATCCATCAACATCCAGGAAGATTGGCGGCGTGGCGGTCATGGCTTTTCCTCGGGCCCTTTTTCGGCGCGGGGTTCTTGTGACACAGCCACAGGCGTGGCGAAAAGTGCTCACGATGCTCTTTGTTTGGTGCAGGCCCGCGATCAGGGTGATTTTCTGTCAATGCTGTGCTATTGACTCCGCCCGCGCGCTCACCACATTGACGCGTCCACACATCAGACCGACAAAACCCGGAACGAAACGGCCAAGGAGACCACGACCATTCGCAGACCTTTCAAAGCAGCGGCGCCGACCAAGGATGGGCCGCGCTCCAACCGTGATATCCGGGTTCCCCGGGTCCAGCTTATCGACGCAGAAGGCCAGAACCGCGGTGATGTTTCCATCAACGACGCATTGCTGCTCGCCGAAGAGGCTGGGCTCGATCTCGTCGAAATATCGCCCAACGCGGTTCCTCCCGTCGTAAAAATCCTCGATCTCGGCAAGTTGAAATACGCCAACCAGAAGAAGGCGGCCGAGGCGCGCAAGAATCAGAAGGTCATCGAGATCAAGGAGATCAAGATGCGCCCGAACATCGACAGCCACGACTACGAGACCAAGATGAAGGCGGTTCGCCGCTTTTTCGAGGAAGGCGACAAGGTCAAGCTGACGCTGCGCTTCCGTGGCCGCGAGATGGCGCATATGGAGCTCGGCATGCAGCTTCTGAACAAGGTGCGCGAAGAAGTGGCTACCATCGCCAAGGTCGAGGCCGAGCCGAAGCTCGAAGGCCGCCAGATGATGATGGTGCTGGCGCCGCGCTAAGGTGTGCTGAACATCTGAGATCACGATAAAGTCAGGCGTGGCCAGCGCTTCAAATCCGCCTGAATTGTCTTGCAGAGCGTCCCGGCGATCGGCGGGACGCCTGTTTCTCGGCTAAAGCCGCGATCGCCGGCTAAGCTCCTCGACGATCGGACATCCCTTGGACAACGAACTCAAATACGGGCTGGGCAATTACCAGCAGATGCGCCGGCTCGTGCTTGCCGTGCTCGTGGTGGTGCTGTTTCTGGCACTGCTGTTTGGTCAGTCGACCTTCCCACCCGACACGCCGGTGCATGAGACGATCGAGATGTTCGGCGTGCTGCTGATCTTCCTCGGCATCGTCGGCCGCCTCTGGGCGACGCTCTATATAGGCGGGCGCAAATCGTCCGAAGTAGTGACGGGCGGACCCTATTCGATCACCCGCAACCCGCTCTATGTGTTCTCGACACTGGCCGCGGCCGGCGTCGGCGCGCAGATCGGCTCGTTCTCCGGCATCATCCTGTTCGCGCTGCTGTGCGCGGGTGCCTTCCATATCGTTATCCTGCGCGAGGAGAAATTCCTCAAGGAAGCGCTCGGCGCACCCTATGCCGCCTATCTGGCGCGGGTGCCGCGCTTCTTCCCGAACCTTTCCCTCTACCAGGAAGGCGATACCGGAAGCTTCAAGCCGCGTCTGCTGTTGACCACGCTGCTCGACGGCCTGGTGTTCCTCGTTGCACTGCCGGCCTTCGAACTGATCGACGGCGCCCAGCAGTCGGGCATGCTGCCGGTGTGGTTCACGCTGCCCTGACCGAGACCGCAAAGGCGCAGCGCGGTGGGTGTTGCACACAGGCCCGCTTTGACGTATAGGACCGCCGTTCAAGAAAACCGCCCGGCAGGGCATGCCGTGGCGGTTTCATTTGCTTTTCGGGCTTTGGTCGGCCCGAAGCGAACAAGAAGCGCGATAGTGCGCCAACGAGACGGAGTAGCAAAATGCCCAAGATGAAGACCAAGTCGGCCGCCAAGAAGCGGTTCAAGATCACAGGTACGGGTAAAGTCCTGTCGGCTGCGGCCGGCAAGCGTCACGGCATGATCAAGCGTTCCAACAAGTTCATTCGAAATGCCCGCGGCACGATGGTTCTGGCTGAACCGGATGGCAAGAAGGTCATCAAGAATTTTCTGCCGAACGGCCTCTGAGGCATTCGGTCTGGACAGCGTTTGTTTTACGCAATTCCGAACGGAAAACCGCAACACACTTTTCCTGGAATTGCTTTTAAGGAGATCATGACATGGCACGCGTAAAGAGAGGCGTCACCTCGCACGCCAAGCACAAGAAGGTCCTGAAAGCCGCCAAAGGCTTCTACGGCCGCCGCAAGAACACCATCCGCATCGCCAAGCAGGCGGTGGAAAAGTCGCTGCAGTACGCTTACCGCGACCGCAAGAACCGCAAGCGCTCGTTCCGCGCGCTGTGGATCCAGCGCATCAACGCCGCGACCCACGAGCACGGCCTGACCTATGGCCGCTTCATCGACGGTCTCAACAAGGCCGGCATCGAGATCGATCGCAAGATCCTGTCCGACATGGCCATCCACGAGCCGCAGGCTTTCGCCGCGCTGGTCGCCAAGGCCAAGGTCGCGCTCGAATATCTGAAGAACACCACGCCGAACGCTTTTGAAAGCGCTGTCGCCTAAGACCAGCGCTTCCCAAGCATTCGCAATTCTGATTTGGGGAACCCGCGCTGGCTCGGCTGGCGCGGGTTCTTTTTTGACCCTGATGCAACCAAAATGGTGACAACGAAACCAAAATGGTGTCGGTCGCCCGATCAAGAGAGTTTCGCCGTGAACGCCACCGCTGGAAATCTTGAAGCCCTAGAAGATTCGCTTCTGGCCGACATCGCGTCGGCGGCCGATGAGCCGGCGATCGAGGCCGTGCGCATCGCTGCCTTCGGCAAGAAGGGCACCGTGTCCGAGATGCTGAAAACGCTGGGCGCCATGACCCCCGGGGAGCGCCAGGTCAAAGGCCCTGCCATTAATGGCCTCAAGAACCGTGTCACCGAGGCGCTGACCGCCCGCAAGGCCGAGTTGAAGGACGTGGCGATCGCCGCGCGGCTGGCCGCCGAGAAGGTCGACGTGACGCTGCCGGTGCGGCAATCGCCGGCCGAGCGCGGCCGCATCCATCCGATCAGCCAGGTCATCGACGAGATCGCGGCGATCTTCGGTGACCTCGGCTTCGCGATCGCCGAAGGGCCGGATATCGAGACCGACTATTACAATTTCACCGCGCTGAATTTCCCGGAAGGCCACCCGGCGCGCGAGATGCACGACACTTTCTTCTTCCAGCCGGACGAGAAGGGCGAGCGCAAGCTTTTGCGCACGCACACCTCCCCGGTGCAGATCCGCACCATGGAGAAGCAGAAGCCGCCGATCCGCATCGTCATTCCGGGCAAGACCTACCGCCAGGATTCCGACGCCACCCACTCGCCGATGTTCCATCAGGTCGAAGGACTGGTGATCGACAAGTCGGCCAATGTCGCCAACATGAAGTGGGTGCTGGAGGAGTTCTGCAAGGCCTTCTTCGAGGTGCCCTCGGTCAAGATGCGCTTCCGGCCGTCCTTCTTCCCGTTCACCGAGCCAAGCCTCGAGGTCGACATCCAGTGCGACCGCTCGCGGCCAGGCGAAGTGCGCTTCGGCGAAGGCTCCGACTGGATGGAGATCCTCGGCTGCGGCATGGTGCACCCCAACGTGCTGCGTGCCGGCGGGCTTGATCCCGACGAATACCAGGGCTTTGCCTGGGGCATGGGCATCGACCGCATCGCCATGCTGAAATACGGCATGCCGGACCTGCGCGCCTTCTTCGATGCCGATGTCCGCTGGCTGTCGCATTACGGCTTCCGGCCGCTCGACATGCCGACCCTGTTCGGGGGCCTGAGCGCGTGACAGAAGCCCACACCGGCGGCTGCCGCTGCGGTGCCGTGCGGTTCGAGGTCTCCGTCGAACCGCATCACGTCAGCTATTGCCACTGCGGCGATTGCCGACGGGCCAGCGGCGCGCCCGTATCGGCCTTTGTCGGCTTCCCGGTCGACAAGGTGGCGTTTACGGGCAAGGCGTTGAAGATGTACGAGAACGGACCGGTGACGCGTTCGTTCTGCGGCATCTGCGGCTCGCCGATCGCCTATGTCGATGACCGGCTCGAAGACGACATCTACTTCGTGCTCGGCGCCATGGACAGGCCGGCCGATTTCAAGCCGACACAGCATGCCTATGTGAGCGAGCAGCTTCCTTTCCTGCATATGTCCGACGACCTGCCAAGACATTTGAAAACAAGCGTCAAAAGACCAGACGGAACAATCCAATGAAATTCACCCTCTCCTGGCTCAAGGACCATCTCGAGACCGACGCCACGCTCGCTGAGATCGTCGAGCGGCTGACCTCGATCGGCCTCGAAGTCGAGCATGTCGACGACAAGTCGAGCCTGAAACCCTTCGTCATCGCCAAGGTGCTGACGGCGGTGCAGCACCCCGATGCCGACCGGCTGCGGGTGCTGACCGTCGATACCGGCGACGGCAAGCCACCCGTGCAGGTGGTGTGTGGAGCGCCGAACGCCCGCGCGGGCCTGATCGGCGCCTTTGCCGCGCCCGGCACCTATGTGCCCGGCATCGACGTGACGCTGACGGTCGGCAAGATCCGGGGCGTCGAAAGCCATGGCATGATGTGCTCCGAGCGCGAACTGGAGCTTTCCGACGAGCATAACGGCATCATCGACCTGCCCGCCGATGCGCCGGTCGGCACCAGCTTCGCGACCTATGCGCATCTCGACGATCCGGTCATCGAGATCAATCTGACGCCGAACCGGCCTGATGCGACCAGCGTCTACGGCATCGCCAGGGACCTGGCGGCGAGCGGACTTGGCCGCCTCGTCGGTGGCGCGATCATGCCCCATGCCGGCAGCGGCATGTGCCCCGTCAAGGTGAAGATCGTGGCGCCGGAGCTCTGTCCCGGCTTCGCGCTCAGGCTGGTCAAGGGCGTGAAGAACGGCCCGTCGCCGAAATGGCTGCAGCAGCGGCTGATCGCCATTGGCCTTCGGCCGATCAGCGCGCTGGTCGACATCACCAATTACGTCACCTTCGATCGTGGCCGGCCGCTGCATGTGTTCGATGCCAGGAAGGTCGCCGGCAACCTCGTCGTGCGCCGCGCGCGCAATGGCGAGAAGGTGCTGGCGCTCGACGGCCGCGAATACACGCTGACGCCGGAGATGTGCGTCATCGCTGACGACGATGGCGTCGAGTCGATCGCCGGCATCATGGGCGGCGAGCATTCCGGCTGCGACGAGAACACCACCGACGTGCTGGTCGAATCCGCGCTTTGGGACCCGATCACCACCGCCCGCACCGGCCGCACGCTCGGCATCATCACCGATGCGCGCTACCGCTTCGAACGCGGCGTCGATCCCGAATTCATGGTGCCAGGCGTGGAACTGGCGACGAAACTGGTGCTCGATTTCTGCGGCGGCACGCCGACGGAGATCGAAGTGGCCGGCTATGGCGGCCACCAGCCCAAGATGGTCTCCTTCCCGCTGTCGGACATTAGGCGCCTGACCGGGATCGAGGTGCCGAGAGCGGAAAGCCTGGACATTCTCTCGCGCCTCGGTTTCACGGCGGACGGATCGGGCGATGTCGTCAACGTCACGGTGCCCTCGTGGCGCCCCGATGTCGACGGCAAGGCCGACCTGGTCGAGGAGGTGATGCGCATCCACGGCGTCGACAACATCGCGCCGCAGCCGCTCGGCGCGCATGACGCGGTCAATGCAAAGATCCTCACCACGCTGCAGGTGCGCACCCGCACGGCCAAGCGCGCATTGGCAGTGCGCGGCATGATGGAGGCCGTCACATGGTCGTTCATCCCGGCCAGGCATGCCGAATTGTTCGGCGGCGGCCAGACAGCGCTCAAGCTCGCCAACCCGATCGCCGCCGACATGTCCGACATGCGGCCCTCGCTGCTTCCGGGGCTGATCGCCGCTGCCCAGCGCAATGCCGACAAGGGCATCGGCGACGTGGCACTGTTCGAAGTCTCGGGCACCTATGAGGGCGACGGCGCCGACCAGCAGCGCCGCGTCGCCGCCGGCGTGCGCCGCGGCACCGCCAAGCTCGACGGCTCAGGCCGCAACTGGGCCGGCAATTCCGGCGCGGTTGGCGTGTTCGACGCCAAGGCCGATGCGATCGCGGCGCTCGAAGCCTGCGGCGCGCCGGTCGACCGGCTGCAGATCGAGCCCGGCGGTCCGGCCTGGTACCATCCCGGCCGCTCCGGCACGATCAAGCTCGGGCCGAAAACGGTGCTGGGCACCTTCGGCGAGTTCCACCCGAAGACGCTGGAAGGGCTCGACGTCTCCGGACCGCTGTGCGGCTTCGAAGTGTTCGTCGACGCCGTGCCCGAGCCGAAGGCCAAGCCGACGAAGACCAAGCCGAAGCTGGAGCTTTCCGCCTTCCAGGCGGTGAAGCGCGACTTCGCCTTCGTCGTCGATAGATCCGTCGAGGCCGGCACGCTGGTGCGCGCCGCCCTTGCCGCCGACAAGAAGCTGATCACTGGTGTCTCGGTCTTCGACATCTTCGAGGGTGCATCGCTCGGCGCCGACAAGAAATCGATCGCCATCGAAGTGTCGATCCAGCCGGTCGAAAAGACGCTGACCGACGAGGATTTCGAGGCGCTCGCCAAACGCATCGTCGAGAATGTCGGCAAGCAGACCGGTGGTGTTCTGCGCGGCTAGAACTTGCGGAGCGATGGCGAATCGCCCTCAAAAAGGGCGATGGACCATCTGCGCTATTCCGGGCTGCCGTTCGAAGCACAACGAGCGGTGTTTCTCGATATCGTCTCGGCGGACCCGCTGGTCCAGGACGCGCTGGTGCGGGCGCACTCGCTCGACCTGCCGGACTGGCTGGTGGTTTCCGGTGCGCTCTACAACAGCGTCTGGAACCATCTGACCGGCAAGCCTTCGAGCTACGGCATCAAGGATGTCGACTTGTTCTATTTCGATGATGCGGATTTATCCTACGAAGCCGAGGACGCCATCATTCGCCGGGCGGCACAGCATTTCGAAGGGCTGGCATTGCCGGTCGAGGTGCGCAACCAGGCGCGGGTGCATCTGTGGTACCCGCAGAAGTTCGGACAGCCCTGCCCGCGCTATACGAGTTCCAGCGACTCGGTTGGGCATTTTGCCTCGAAGACCCATGCGGTCGGGGTGCGATACGGGGGTGACGGGCAATTGGAGTTGGTGGCGCCGTTCGGGGTCGACGATATCTTTTCGTTTCGCATCACACCGAACCGGGTGATGGACAACCAGCGCACGCATGATGCGAAGGGGGCGCGGGCGAGGGAATGTTGGCCGGAGATTGCGGTGGTGCCTTGGTGACAGGCAGGGATAAGAGATGCCGGTGCGAGGCACCCCCCTCTGCCCTGCCGGGCATCTCCCCCGCAAGGGGGGAGATCGGCCCTGATCCAGGCTTTCGCCAATCTTCGGCGCAGAAGGCGAGGCGGGACCGGGAAGTTGCCGATCTCCCCCCTTGCGGGGGAGATGCCCGGCAGGGCAGAGGGGGGTGCCTCGCGCCAATTTTTCCCAGTCATTTGTATCGCGCGGCATTGAAGAAGGAGCGCCGAAGCGCTCCTCACCCATTCACCAGCGCCAGCAACTCCTCCGTGTAACGCTTGCCGACCACCTTATCGGGCGACAGCGCGTCACCGATCGCCGCCACCTCGGCCGCGCTCAGCTCGATCCCGGCCGCCGCCGTGTTCTGCTCCAGATGACGTATCTTTCTTGCGCCGGGGATCGGCACGATGAAATCGCCCTGGTGCAGCACCCAGGCGAGCGCCAGCTGCGCCGAGGTGACGCCTTTTTCCGCCGCCAGCTTTTCCAGCGTGGCGACAATTTTGGCATTGGCTTCCATGGCGTTGGTCTGGAAACGCGGCAAGGTGCGGCGCCAGTCATCGTCGCTCAAGGCCTCGGGCTTGGCGATCGTACCGGTCAGCAGGCCACGACCCAGCGGGCTGTAGGGAACGAAGCCGATGCCGAGTTCGCGGCAGACGGCGAACACCTCGTCTTCCGGGTCGCGGCTCCACAGCGAATATTCGCTCTGCACGGCCGCGATCGGATGCACGGCGTGCGCCCAGCGGATGGTCGCGGCACTCGCTTCCGACAGACCGAGCGCCCGTACCTTGCCCTCGCGCACCAGTTCGGCCATGGCGCCGACCGTGTCCTCGATCGGCACGTTGGGGTCGACGCGATGCTGGTAGTAGAGGTCGATCACATCAGTGCCCAGTCGCTTCAGCGACGCCTCGGCGACAGCCTTGACGTGCTCGGGGCGGCTGTCGACGCCGGCCATGCGGTCGGTGCCCGTGCCTTCCTCCAGGATCTTGAAGCCGAATTTGGTGGCGATGGTCACCTTGTCGCGCACCGGCTTCAGCGCCTTGCCGACCAGAACCTCGTTCTCATAGGGGCCGTAGACCTCCGCCGTGTCGAAGAAATTGACGCCGATGTCGACGGCGCGGCGCAATGTGGCGATCGCTTCAGCCTCCGGCTGGCCGCCATAGGCGAAGCTCATGCCCATGCAGCCGAGGCCGACGGGGTAGACGTTCAATTCAGTTCCTAGCTTGCGGGTTTGCATAACGCGTCTCCTTGTTGCAATGCGGGATAAATAGCGTCTTGCCTTGTGTTCGATAATCGGCTCTCATTCGCACGGGCTGTTCTAGAATATAGATCAATGAACCGAGCGAACCTTTCCCAACTGGCCGTGCTCGCAACCGTCGCCCAATGCGGCAGCTTCCGCGGCGCCGCCAAGGAGTTGGCGATCGCGCCGTCGGCGGTCAGCCACGCGGTGTCCAGCCTGGAAGCCCGGCTTGGTGTTCGCCTCCTGTCGCGCAGCACACGCAGTGTCGCGCCCACCGAAGAAGGTGCGCGGCTGCTGGAACGGCTGCGGCCGGCGCTGTCCGAGATCGACCTGGCGCTGGAGACGGCGGTCGAGGCGCGCGACCGGCCAGCCGGCAATCTGCGCCTCAGCGTGCCGCGCACGGCAGCGCATCTGGTGCTGACGCCAAGGCTGGGCGCTTTTGCGGCAGCCTACCCCGACATCGTGCTTGAGATCGTCGTCGAGGATCGCTTCACCGACGTGGTGGAAGGTGGCTTCGATGCCGGCGTGCGACTGGGTGAGAGCCTGCAGCGCGACATGATCGCGGTGCGCATCGGGCCGGATATTCGCGGTGCGGTGGTCGGCGCGCCGTCCTATTTCGAAGCGATGCCGATCCCGCGCCATCCGCGCGACCTTGCCGATCATCGCTGCATCCGTTTCCGCTTTTCCAGCGGCATCCTCTATCGCTGGGAATTCGAGAAGGGGCGCGAGGCGATCGAGATGGCGGTGGAAGGACCGCTTATCCTCGACGAGGACCATCTGATCGCGCAGGCCGCGGTCGACGGCGCCGGGCTGGCCTTCGTTTTCGAGCCCTATGTCCGCGCGCCGCTCGCCGACGGCAGGCTGATCCGCGTGCTGGAGGACTGGTGCCCGTCCTTCGACGGGTTCTTCGTTTACTATCCGAGCCGCCGCCAGATGCGTCCGGCACTCAGGGCTTTCGTCGATTTCTTCAAGGTGAGCGCATGAGGCGCGCTTTACCTTCCCTCTTGTGGGGAGGGTCGGCTCGCAGTCGGAGCGAAGCGGAGATTGCGAGCCGGGAGGGATGCGCCCTACGAGACCCCACCCCGATCCGCTACGCGGATCGACCCTCCCCACAAGGGTAGGGCTATCGCATATGAGTAAAGAGGCTGAGCAGGTCTTGATCGGCCCATCGTGCTTTGAGTCGTTTGTGGCTGAGCGGGATTTTTTCGGGGTCAGCTCTGAGAACATTGAGGGTGAGGCGCCGAAGTATGGCATGGTTGGCGGCTGTGTTGTTCTTGCGGCCTCTGATGTGATCTTCGCCGAGCAGGACGTCGAGTTGCCAGTGCAGGTCATTCTCGATGCTCCAGTGGCGGCGTACTGTGGCCAGCAGTTCGTGTGCCGGCATTTTGCGCGACAGCGCATAGCATCGGACCTTGTGTGTGGTCTTGCCCTCGACGGTGCGCCAGCTTTCGACACGGCCGATGGCGCAAAGGTCGACGAGTGCATTCTTGCCCGGCGTCTGCGCGAAGGGAATGACGAAGGCACGCCGCACCTCGTGACGGCCATGCGCGTCCTCTTCGGTCTGATGGAACTTGGTTGCTTTGCCCGCCGCCGCCTTGTCGAGGGCGGTGTTGGCTTCGGCGGCCAGCTTCGACTGGTTGCCTTTGATGGCGATCACGTAATGGCCACCGCCGTCGCGCACGGTCTTGGTCATGCGGCGATGGCAGTGCAAGGCGTCGGCGGTGACGGTCAAGCCTTTGAGCGACAACAATTCGAGCGCCGCAATCGCGGCCTGCACCTCGCCGCCCTCCTGCGCCACGGTCTGGGCCAAGCTCATGAAGGTGTCGCAGCCAAAGACGGTCACCACCAGCGGCGGCATATGCGAGCGGCCCTTGGCATAGGCGCGCCTGAGGCTCTTGCCGTCGACGGCGACCTGGCCTTTCGGCGCATCGATGCGCGCCTGCTCGCCGAACGCGGCCATGAAGCGCATGAAGGCCTCGTTGAGGGCGACAGGATCGAGAGCCGCCAGCACCCGGCTGAAGGTGTCGTGGCTGGGCGCGCCACGCTCGAGCGGGATGAACTGGCGCAACAAATCGAGCCGGCTCCTGGCAAACAGCTCCATCTCCGTGCAGTGCGTCGCCCCGCAAAGTACCGCCGCAAGCGCGACGAACAAAATCTCCGGCAACGGATGCTGCGCGGTCAAGTCCCGCGGGTCCGGAACCTCGCCGAATACATCCAGGAACACCATGCCGACCTCCGATCATCCAGAGGTCCCCTCAGAATCGATTTCCACACATCGCACAAGAGTACGTTTGTACTCATGTGCGATTCCCCTGCCCACAAGGGGGAGGGTGAAGAGCGTCGGAAGAAACCTGCCCTGCCGTTCGTTCGCCTCCCATGCAGGCGTCAATCACCAACACCCGAACCCGCTACGGCTGGGCAACCATTCTTATTCACTGGCTGATCGGGATCATCTTCATCGGCCAGTTTGGGCTCGGCTTCGTCATGGTGCGGCTCACCAGCCAGCGCGCTGCCTTCGAGCTGATCCAACTGCACAAATCCCTGGGCTTCCTGCTGTTTGGCCTGATCATCCTG harbors:
- a CDS encoding nucleotidyltransferase family protein, whose amino-acid sequence is MDHLRYSGLPFEAQRAVFLDIVSADPLVQDALVRAHSLDLPDWLVVSGALYNSVWNHLTGKPSSYGIKDVDLFYFDDADLSYEAEDAIIRRAAQHFEGLALPVEVRNQARVHLWYPQKFGQPCPRYTSSSDSVGHFASKTHAVGVRYGGDGQLELVAPFGVDDIFSFRITPNRVMDNQRTHDAKGARARECWPEIAVVPW
- a CDS encoding aldo/keto reductase, translating into MQTRKLGTELNVYPVGLGCMGMSFAYGGQPEAEAIATLRRAVDIGVNFFDTAEVYGPYENEVLVGKALKPVRDKVTIATKFGFKILEEGTGTDRMAGVDSRPEHVKAVAEASLKRLGTDVIDLYYQHRVDPNVPIEDTVGAMAELVREGKVRALGLSEASAATIRWAHAVHPIAAVQSEYSLWSRDPEDEVFAVCRELGIGFVPYSPLGRGLLTGTIAKPEALSDDDWRRTLPRFQTNAMEANAKIVATLEKLAAEKGVTSAQLALAWVLHQGDFIVPIPGARKIRHLEQNTAAAGIELSAAEVAAIGDALSPDKVVGKRYTEELLALVNG
- a CDS encoding LysR family transcriptional regulator → MNRANLSQLAVLATVAQCGSFRGAAKELAIAPSAVSHAVSSLEARLGVRLLSRSTRSVAPTEEGARLLERLRPALSEIDLALETAVEARDRPAGNLRLSVPRTAAHLVLTPRLGAFAAAYPDIVLEIVVEDRFTDVVEGGFDAGVRLGESLQRDMIAVRIGPDIRGAVVGAPSYFEAMPIPRHPRDLADHRCIRFRFSSGILYRWEFEKGREAIEMAVEGPLILDEDHLIAQAAVDGAGLAFVFEPYVRAPLADGRLIRVLEDWCPSFDGFFVYYPSRRQMRPALRAFVDFFKVSA
- a CDS encoding ISAs1 family transposase, translating into MVFLDVFGEVPDPRDLTAQHPLPEILFVALAAVLCGATHCTEMELFARSRLDLLRQFIPLERGAPSHDTFSRVLAALDPVALNEAFMRFMAAFGEQARIDAPKGQVAVDGKSLRRAYAKGRSHMPPLVVTVFGCDTFMSLAQTVAQEGGEVQAAIAALELLSLKGLTVTADALHCHRRMTKTVRDGGGHYVIAIKGNQSKLAAEANTALDKAAAGKATKFHQTEEDAHGRHEVRRAFVIPFAQTPGKNALVDLCAIGRVESWRTVEGKTTHKVRCYALSRKMPAHELLATVRRHWSIENDLHWQLDVLLGEDHIRGRKNNTAANHAILRRLTLNVLRADPEKIPLSHKRLKARWADQDLLSLFTHMR